A genomic segment from Nocardiopsis sp. Huas11 encodes:
- a CDS encoding TetR/AcrR family transcriptional regulator, with the protein MPAPGSRVKSDQRRRVVLDAAVACFARKGYYGTTTGEIAERAEISQPYVYRLFASKEALFAGAVLHVSELISDALTGAEAGADEAGPHRQPEAVMRAIRSAYSTLIEDRDVMRFLMQASCAADEPLVAEALRTCYARQVELVSELLNHDDAAVRRWFGAGMLENVTLTLGLADVDEPWARTLSGQRSRSDGGSFAHRESP; encoded by the coding sequence ATGCCCGCCCCTGGCTCCAGAGTGAAGAGCGATCAACGCCGTCGAGTCGTGCTGGACGCTGCCGTGGCCTGCTTTGCGCGCAAGGGTTACTACGGCACGACCACTGGTGAGATCGCCGAACGGGCCGAAATCTCTCAGCCCTACGTCTACCGCCTGTTCGCCAGCAAGGAGGCATTGTTCGCCGGTGCCGTCCTCCACGTGTCCGAGCTGATCTCGGATGCTCTGACCGGCGCCGAAGCCGGCGCCGATGAGGCCGGGCCGCACCGGCAGCCGGAGGCGGTGATGCGTGCGATCCGGTCCGCCTACAGCACCCTGATCGAGGACCGGGACGTCATGCGGTTCCTCATGCAGGCCAGTTGCGCAGCCGATGAGCCGCTCGTGGCTGAGGCGTTGCGCACGTGCTATGCCAGGCAGGTCGAACTCGTCAGTGAGCTCCTGAACCACGACGACGCTGCGGTCCGGCGCTGGTTCGGCGCCGGTATGCTCGAAAATGTCACGCTGACCCTCGGCCTGGCCGACGTCGACGAGCCCTGGGCGCGGACCCTCAGCGGACAACGGTCTCGTTCGGACGGCGGTAGCTTCGCCCACCGGGAGTCGCCGTAG
- a CDS encoding AAA family ATPase codes for MHPLICTHCGAWNDVPDTSAGASVLSCADCGRTRPYRRLPLYCVSGPSGTGKSTIAGLLLERLQDRFVVLEQDLLWVGGLRDPADEHRLFRSTWLRTAAMVQQNGRPIVLCGTVVPPEFEPLPERALFSDVHYLSLTCDPGVLAARLRARPAWRGWDEERIVETLDFADWVVEAADRLTPPLALLDTTTAGPADTAAEVADWVERLDAVARR; via the coding sequence GTGCATCCGCTGATCTGTACGCACTGCGGTGCGTGGAACGACGTCCCCGACACGAGCGCGGGGGCGTCGGTCCTGTCGTGCGCGGACTGCGGCCGGACCCGGCCCTACCGGCGCCTCCCGCTGTACTGCGTGTCCGGCCCCAGCGGCACCGGCAAGTCCACGATCGCCGGACTGCTGCTGGAGCGGCTCCAGGACCGGTTCGTCGTCCTCGAACAGGACCTCCTGTGGGTGGGCGGGCTCCGCGACCCCGCCGACGAGCACCGCCTGTTCCGCTCCACCTGGCTGCGCACGGCCGCCATGGTGCAGCAGAACGGCCGTCCGATCGTGCTCTGCGGGACGGTCGTGCCGCCGGAGTTCGAGCCGCTGCCCGAACGGGCGCTGTTCAGTGACGTGCACTACCTGTCGCTGACCTGCGACCCCGGGGTCCTGGCCGCGCGACTGCGGGCCCGCCCGGCCTGGCGCGGGTGGGACGAGGAGCGCATCGTCGAGACGTTGGACTTCGCCGACTGGGTGGTGGAGGCGGCCGACCGCCTCACCCCGCCGCTGGCCCTGCTGGACACCACCACGGCGGGCCCGGCGGACACCGCGGCCGAGGTCGCCGACTGGGTCGAGCGCCTCGACGCCGTGGCGCGTCGCTAG
- a CDS encoding zf-TFIIB domain-containing protein, with translation MICPKCQGHMRTFDRHGVHIERCEGCQGIFLDRGELEAIANAEQRHYGAVPPDPSMPPTPPPPPQGYPAQGGYPPRGGYGGYKDSPRPYGGGYKDSPRPYGGGYKDSPRPYGRKRRKSFFEDLFD, from the coding sequence ATGATCTGTCCCAAGTGCCAAGGCCACATGCGTACCTTCGACCGGCACGGTGTCCACATCGAGCGCTGCGAGGGCTGCCAGGGCATCTTCCTGGACCGGGGAGAGCTGGAGGCCATCGCCAACGCCGAGCAGCGTCACTACGGTGCCGTGCCGCCGGACCCCTCCATGCCCCCGACCCCTCCGCCGCCCCCGCAGGGCTACCCGGCCCAGGGCGGCTACCCCCCTCGCGGCGGCTACGGCGGTTACAAGGACTCTCCGCGCCCCTACGGCGGCGGCTACAAGGACTCCCCTCGCCCCTACGGCGGCGGCTACAAGGACTCTCCCCGCCCCTACGGCCGCAAGCGTCGCAAGAGCTTCTTCGAAGACCTCTTCGACTGA
- a CDS encoding NAD(P)H-quinone dehydrogenase: protein MTKVVIIGGGPGGYEAALVAAQLGADVTVVDRDGIGGACVLTDCVPSKSLIATSTRTTYVREADILGINIPSLHEDKAEVEVDISQVNPRIKDLAQAQSDDTRKRLIKEGVKVVQGEARLVDPHIVAVGQERLRADVVLLATGAHPRELPTAKPDGERILTWRHLYDLDELPERLIVVGSGVTGAEFASAYQSLGSDVTLVSSRERVMPTQDPDAAEVLEEVFMRRGMTVLSQTRAESVRRTDDGVVVTLSDGRTVEGSHCLMTVGMIPNTEDLGLEEAGVRLAQGGFVEVDRVSRTTVPGVYAAGDCTGVNMLASVAAMQGRIAMWHALGEAVSPLKLSTVASTVFTHPELAAVGASEDDVRSGRIDGRSVTLPLNTNPRAKMNEVKDGFVKLICRQHTGIVLGGVIVGPRASELILAVSVAVQQRLTVDDLAHTFAVYPSLSGSVTEAARSLMLASPE, encoded by the coding sequence GTGACGAAGGTCGTGATCATCGGTGGCGGACCCGGGGGCTATGAGGCGGCGCTGGTCGCCGCACAGCTCGGCGCGGACGTGACGGTGGTGGACCGCGACGGTATCGGCGGCGCCTGCGTCCTCACCGACTGCGTGCCCTCCAAGAGCCTCATCGCCACGTCGACCCGCACCACGTACGTACGCGAGGCCGACATCCTCGGGATCAACATCCCGTCCCTCCACGAGGACAAGGCCGAGGTCGAGGTCGACATCTCGCAGGTCAACCCGCGCATCAAGGACCTCGCCCAGGCCCAGTCCGATGACACGCGCAAGCGGCTGATCAAGGAGGGCGTCAAGGTCGTCCAGGGCGAGGCCCGCCTCGTGGACCCGCACATCGTCGCGGTCGGCCAGGAGCGGCTGCGCGCGGACGTCGTGCTGCTGGCCACCGGCGCCCACCCGCGTGAGCTGCCCACCGCCAAGCCCGACGGCGAGCGCATCCTCACCTGGCGCCACCTCTACGACCTGGACGAGCTGCCCGAACGGCTGATCGTGGTCGGATCGGGTGTGACCGGCGCCGAGTTCGCCAGCGCCTACCAGTCCCTGGGCTCGGACGTGACCCTCGTCTCCTCCCGTGAGCGCGTCATGCCCACCCAGGACCCCGACGCCGCCGAGGTCCTGGAGGAGGTCTTCATGCGTCGCGGCATGACGGTCCTGAGCCAGACGCGCGCCGAGTCGGTCCGGCGCACCGACGACGGCGTCGTGGTCACCCTGTCCGACGGGCGCACGGTCGAGGGCAGCCACTGCCTGATGACGGTCGGCATGATCCCCAACACCGAGGACCTGGGGCTGGAGGAGGCCGGCGTCCGCCTGGCCCAGGGCGGTTTCGTGGAGGTCGACCGGGTCTCGCGCACCACCGTCCCGGGCGTGTACGCCGCGGGGGACTGCACGGGCGTCAACATGCTGGCCTCCGTGGCCGCCATGCAGGGGCGGATCGCCATGTGGCACGCCCTGGGCGAGGCCGTGTCCCCGCTCAAGCTGTCCACCGTGGCCTCCACGGTGTTCACCCACCCGGAGCTGGCGGCGGTCGGCGCCAGCGAGGACGACGTCCGCAGCGGCCGCATCGACGGCCGGTCGGTCACCCTGCCGCTGAACACCAACCCGCGCGCCAAGATGAACGAGGTCAAGGACGGCTTCGTCAAACTCATCTGCCGCCAGCACACGGGCATCGTGCTGGGCGGGGTCATCGTCGGTCCGCGCGCCAGCGAGCTCATCCTGGCCGTGTCGGTGGCCGTCCAGCAGCGCCTGACGGTGGACGACCTGGCGCACACGTTCGCGGTGTACCCGTCGCTGTCCGGCAGTGTCACCGAGGCGGCGCGCTCGCTCATGCTCGCCTCGCCCGAGTAG